From the genome of Salvia splendens isolate huo1 chromosome 7, SspV2, whole genome shotgun sequence:
TATGTTTCCATATCATAAAAATCATAGTAGTAGTTAATTTTCGCCCGTGGATGTATGTTCTtgaatcgaaccacgtaaatctcctTCGCACTTTATCGTTcttgcttcttcttcaattgttcGGAATTCATAAAAGTTAAAAACAGTTCATAGAGTATTCAAGTTTTGTCCaaaaaaaatgtctcatttttggTCATCTATAATTTAAAGTCCTGTTTATTTATTTCCCTTTCTTGTAAATGGACTTGACTAGAGTGCTTAGCTAATTGTTTCAATTCTaaccaaaacaaaaaatgtCGACTAATCGACTAAGAAAAACATCCTCCCTTGAACATAATTGAACAAAACTATCAATTAGTCTATTAATTGATCGgttataattcattaaaacatAAGAATgcttatattaaaatataataaacgAACATAAGATAATTCTAAAAGGTAAAAGAAAGGAGAAAAATGAATAGAACAAAATACTGGTATGAGTTTAGGTGTAAAAGGCAAAAGACATCCACTAGGCTAGATGAGAGATTTtaatatactagccgtttattcATCCTTGGATTTTACATTACACTAAATTATTACACTTACATTCCATTATGAATTAacatataaaatgaaattaatacggagtattttgtaatttttttcaatttattttttttacattttgtaacattagtattatattaaaaatatacaacATCTTTATTAGTACGTCAAATAAGACTTTAGAATGAAATACCAAGGGTGTTTTTGAATGGAAAAAAGGGGATCCATAAAATCAATACTGATATTTGTAATAGGTGGAAGTAGTAATTTTCCGTATAATCAAGCTGTGTTTTGCAGTGCAGAGGGAAAATGGAGAACGTGGGAGTGATGATGACCACTCCAATGTCAGCCTACCTTGAGCAACAGCTCCAGCAGCGCTTCACACTCTTCAAGCTCTGGGAATCATCTCAGTCCCTCGCCGACTCAGTGAAAGCGGTGGTCGGCGACGCCAAAATCGGCGCCGATTCCAAACTCATTGACTCTCTCCCCCGCCTCGAGATCGTCTCCACTTACAGCGTCGGCCTCGACAAAATCGACTTGGAAAAGTGCCGAGAGAGAGGAATTAGGGTTACCAACACCCCCGACGTGCTGACGGAAGACGTATCCGACCTAGCAATTGGCCTGGCTCTCGCCACATTGAGGAAAATATGCGCGTGCCATGCGTTTGTCACCGCTGGATCGTGGAAAAATGGGGATTTTCAGCTGACTACTAAGGTTTGTGAAATTGGGGCATTTTATGCCTATTTTACTTCTTTCGATAATGCATTGTATTTAATTAGTTATACTTTCAAATTTGTGTTTCTGTGTAGCTGAATCGCGTCCCTTAATTGTGTTgctctaatttttttaatgcatGTCTAAATGTGTTTCTGAGCTTGTGGATTAAAGCTGGGGTATGCTTGGATACAGCCAGAAGCTTGATTTGATACAGCCAGAAGCTTGATTTGAGTTGATAAGCTTTATGGATTATGTTAAATTCGGTGAAGAAATATGAAAGTTAGAGATTATGTTTGAGTTCTTTCTGTGTTGAGCTTTGGATTATGAAAGGTAGAAATGTGGTCAAGCTTTTCTGATAAAACAAACTATGTTCATCACTGTAGTTTGGTTTGATTTTTATTCTTATTACATGATCTGCGGTGGACTAGACGAACAAGTCTTGATTGTGCTTCCATGAATTGCAAAGTATTGATTATGATTAAGATATTAGTTAAGTTCATGATTATGTTTGAACTAGTTTCGGAAGCCTCTTCATTCTCGAATTTGAGAATCAAAACAAACTTTTTGTTCCTGGTTTATTGATTCAACAATTACCACCATGATCTTATGCTACTAGACTGCAGACAGGGGCAGTTGATTTTCTGAGTTATATGGGAGTACCCAAATTTCAGTAAAGGTGGCTCAAATTCCTTGTAATTGTTGATCTTTTACAAGCAAACGAATGATCAACGACCCAAAACACCTCTTTAACATTCACAAGAAAATCACGAGTGTGTTTACGTGATATTCTTTCTTACCTTATTCGCATTCTTTATCTCTTTTTTTGTAAACTATTGTTTGTGTTCATGTTTGTCTATTTGATTTACTGTCTACATTTTCAGTTCAGTGGAAAATCAATCGGCATACTCGGGCTAGGCAGGATTGGTTCTGCTATAGCTAAAAGAGCTGAGGCGTTTGGGTGTACCATCAGCTACCATTCCCGGACCAAGAGACAGACGACGAACTACAGGTACTACTCCAATGCTGTTGATCTGGCTGCTAACTGTCAAATCCTGTTTGTGGCATCCTCCTTGACAAATGAAACACAACACATTGTGAATCGGGAGGTTATCAATGCATTGGGTCCGCAAGGGGTCCTTGTCAACATAGGACGAGGTGCACTTGTTGATGAACACGGACTTGTGTCTGCATTATGTGAAGGGAGACTGGGTGGCGCCGGACTCGACGTTTTTGAGAATGAACCTGACGTGCCTGAGCCGTTGTTGGAGCTTGAGAATGTAGTCCTGCTGCCTCATGTTGGAACTGACACAGTTGAGACGAGCATGACTATGGCTGATCTCGTTGTTGCCAACTTGGAGTGTCATTTCCTCGGGAAACCGCTGCTGACTCCGGTGATCTGACCGGAATAAGCCATCTTCTGTTGATTTATTGATGACATAGGTGCAATAATATGGGCAAGGATGGTGTGCTGTGCAGAAAATGCAGTATTTTGGCCAAACATCTTTCTTTTCAATCCCCTTTAAACATTTTTTGTTCTTGTGGCCAAAAATCTTTCTTTTCAATcctttaaacattttttattcttGTTTAGAATAATTTTACTCCTCAAATACAACTACAAAATCCATTCATAAAAGATGCACTCTATTTATATAGAttaaaaaacttaaaattttGATTACCATATTCTAAAATAAATGATTACCTACATAGAGTAAAAGTGAAAGATACTCCTTTCGGCATTTGGGATAGCATGGATTCCAAtgaaagaaaaagtagttggAGTACTATCAATGCCTAATAGAGAAAGagattaccaaaaataaaatactacttttaTGGGATGAAACAAAATGGAAAAGGCCTCAATTTTTATAAGATGAAAGGAGTATTAGTTAGTATGAAAAAATAGATCTTATAAAATCAATTAACTATGAAAGTCAAATTACAAGTAAATTAAAACTATAATGCTGTCCCATCCATCCAGTTGCCTACAAATTGGTGCGGAAAATAGTCACTAGTCCCACCGGTGGATACCCTTGTAActactaaaaatatactccataatcCAGATATTAGTAGAGTCCAGTAGGATTGGGAAATTGACACAATCTAGTACTCCTAAAATTCAAGCATAACTTCATTTTCCATTTGAATCGACGCAGTCcggaaaataaattttataaaaaatgtatACTAAAGTTGAAGTCCAATAGTTAAGGCCCATTAATAACCCATTATTCTTCAGAACCCAAACCCTAATACCCTTCTTCTTAATCTACTTCATATAGCACTTCGCTACTCTATATATTCAAACGCCGACCTCCGCACACGCACAATCTAGGCTTTTTGCAGCAGCGCGACAGCAATGGTGATATTTCAATTTCTGTTTCTATTATAATTCCGATTGATCTGTGCAATTATTAGAGCCACACAATATGCTTATCGCTTCCTCTTTGCGCGTGATGTTTTCAGACGAAGGGAACCGGGAGTTTTGGAAAGAGGAGGAACAAGACACACACACTCTGTGTGAGGTGCGGCCGCCGCAGCTTCCATTTGCAGAAGAGCCGCTGCTCCGCCTGCGCTTATCCCGCTGCTCGCAAGAGGACATGTATGtcatttctcattttttatatGGAGCTGTGATTTGAATTTTGGCAAATTGTATATGAATAAAGTTTGCTGATCCTTTTCCATGGCCTGATTAGTTTTAGGAATTCGCTATAATTGATATACTTGAGCATTAGGTTAGAGCTCTCGCTGCACTATACCATTGGTTAGGAATTAAATTGTATTGTTGCATAATAGTGAGATACACTATATGAGATAAGGCAAAATAAATTTCATCATAGGGGTGTAGTTGAGATGTATACAAtatggtggtgttcggtttgctagataaaattatactccctaaGATATAatatctaggattgagttatgagattattttagtgaaggggttagctatgactaattattccatgattatccatttagATTAAGATTtagattgagttgtgggattgaatctcatgaatcaAACACACTAAATATTTAATCCCGAAATAATTACACGGCTTGAGAAAGAGGAAACCTAAAGGGAGATAAGATTAGACATGATCTTTGTTTACTAGTAAACATGTCATCCTAATGCTTCCTTTGTTAATTAATAGAGCTAATGAAGTTATTCGTCGTATTATTGTTTTATTCAATACTGTTGGAGATGCATCTTTTCTTGGTGATCTTGACAATGATGTGTACAAATGTTCAGACAACTGGAGTGTGAAGGCCATCCGTAGAAAGACCACCGGAACTGGTCGCATGAGGTACCTACGCAATGTACCCCGCAGATTCAAGACCAATTTCAGAGAAGGTTTGAACACTTCCATTTTTACATTTGCCTTCTCTGTTTCCAGTCTTTGTTGTTGCTTGTTATTTATGCTTACCAATATAGGTACCGAGGCTGCACCAAGGAAGAAGGCCGCAGCTGTCTCTGCTTAAGGTCAAGGGTGCATTTGGTACTCCTTATCTTTATTTCGATCTTAGAGGACAGTTTGATTTTTGGGATTGACATTTCAGCACCTTTTTTATATAAGTTGTTACATTTTGTGGTTTTTCTCGCAACTATTTTGATACATATGAATCGAAGACCAGTTCGCTTGAATGTGCATGTTTCTTGGTGTGTTTTTTTCATCCTAATTCGTGCTTCTCCCCTTATAAAGAGTTGTCGATGTCTATATTCAGAGTCTCGGCgttgcttttttttttgttggccAAAATGGCGGTGAATTGTCAATATTGGCACTATGATTCTGTATATTAATTTGTTCATGGCATGAAAGTGTTTTTGATGATACGACTTAAACTGGTTTTATTTGGCCTGtctaattattaatttgttCATGGCATGGAAGTGTTTTTATAAATGcaaagtatttaaaaaaaagaatgcTTACTACAAGTTTATTTGACACATTTTCAATTCTTTTCCTGTTTGTATTCAAATTATCCCATGAATTCAGATTCTCTACCTGGAGATTAAACTTTCACTGGATTGGGTAACTCTTACATTTGAACAAAAAAGTTTTACTAGTTTTATTCTTTGATCAATTGCTACTCCTATAGAGAGAATGTCGCTATACATAGTTACTTTAGGATTACATCACTAGTATTTCTCAAACTTTTATTTCGAGAGACTTGACCACTTTATCTTCACTTCTGGGTTTATCTTCAACAAGTGTGCGATATTCCAAACTTTCTTAAAATACAAATTGGAAATAGGATAGAGTGATCCGAAACTAAAGTAGTACTCCTATCTACGAATAAGAGTCTCAagttttctttttcgtcttttCCCAATTAAgtttctcatttattttttactactttcGGTAATGGACTTCAactttcactaactcatttcactcagattttattttaaaactaatattctCTCTTATCTATTAAAAAtagacacatttgtcattttgagatgtttcttaaaaatagcttagttttatttaagaatttttttCTCAAATGAGGTAGGTCTCATTCTTCGTTGATAATACtttaataacatttttttctctttctattactttatcagttatgcattaaaactcgtgtaatTTCCAATGTTGTCTATTTTTTaaggacggagggaatatatttcaaatgttgtctattttttaaggactgagagagtatataaaagtaggactcatactccactaacttttctactcacctttattacatttcttaaaactcatgtcaaatAAACTTAGGACACTTAATCATGgactgaaggagaaaaaaaataaaaataaaaaatcatggaCTGAAGGAGATCCATGActcctagctcaactggttgagaaAGGAGGTAAGGATACCGCCCATccaggaggtcttgagttcgaatcctggatggTGCAACATGagattaatttcccctgtggGCCTTTACAAGGCTTGTTGCTTTGGGGCTTGGCAAGCTGATGAGCCTTGACCCGTCCGGGACAGTGCTGGTCTACGAGCCGAACTCGTCGGAGGGTGGCTGGTCTGCGAGCCTGACCAAGGCTAGTTCACGAGACCGAATCCGGCTAGAGGGAGGCTAGTTCACGAGCCACGAGGGTTGGGAAGTGCTAGTTAGCTTGCCAAATGTATCACGAACTCCGATGTATGTGTGTGTTAAACCTCCTGCATGGTGCAAcctgggattaatttcccctgtgggcctttacaaggcttgttgccttggggcttggcaagctGATGAGCCTTGACCCGTCCGGGACAGCGCTAGTCTACGGACCGAACCCGTCGGAGGGTGGCTGGTCTACGAGCCTGACCAAGGCTAGTTCACGAGACCGAATCCGGCTGGAGGGAGGCTAGTTCACGAGCCACGGGGGTTAGGAAGGGCTAGTTAGCTTGCCAAATGTATCATGAACTCCGATGTATGTGTgtgttaaaaaaaaatcatggaCTGAAGGAGTAATATCATTAAACAGActccaataatttatttatcaattttccTCATACAAGTCCGACCATGATTAAATACGTGGAAGGCGACGAGCGAAGAGACTGGTCTGCTACATATGGGGAGTGGATCCAGTCTTTTGTTGTATGGACAGTGGGAgaaactaagagcatctccaataagaatagcccagtcatagcccaaCCACAAACttctcatgccacatcatcagcactaaaactcctcctgccacatcatcaggataagcaactggacaagcaatagcccagccacaataaacaaaattattaaaaataaataattaacaatcacacaaaatacggaattaaattaaCGACACATATaaggaaaattcaataataatattaaaattttaaaaagtatattaatttaaaaaaattacaataaaaaaattacattaatttaaaaaaaaaactcctacTCCACGCACGAGCCCCCCGCTTCCGTCTCACGcctctccgtcgtcgccgctatccgggaccccaaaatctgcggcatctgagcccgcgtctgagccccccacCTGTGTCGCGGCGGCAGTCAAATCGGCTCGCATACTCACGAACAGTGCGtaaaaaaactcttctcctcggggtcagtgcATTCTTCCAGTCAGATATGACCTTGTACATCTGAgtccgcgtttgttgacgcgccaaGAAGACGAGGTCGGCTGTCGAGCTGCCAACAGTGGGGGATGGCGACTGGACCTCCTCGGACctctggcgagcccgttgcgcccgcctttgaccaaccgagtgagtgcggcgagtaaacgcgggaggggacggggtctcctgagcatcttcggggaggtcgtgggaaccgttGCCGCCGgcgtaatcaccggtatagttcaggcgctgcttcttcggccagccaacaTCGACTCCTGCctgaaacttctcggagtccattagcaccaggtagcagttccagtaggtgaactccttgtaaagcccgggcacggggaactctttctccgccatcctcctgcagtcctcgtcagtttggccactggactgcattcggagggcgttggtgtacaagcccgaagaCCCCTTGccggattcggtcccaccccttccggcactcctccccgctgcgtggcctcccctccgggcaaaatgccttgtaggctgttgatattttagcccacaagttgacgatcctctgattgttcgaggcgaggggatcatcgcaaacactcacgtGGCCTTGGACAACGTGACGTTCTCcacgtccgtccacttcctccatGTCGGGCTGTggtcatcagccggctgcgacgactcgccgaccaccctcttgcccttccccttcttcttctttggcacgccccgaccccgccctactccccccgtttgaacgggggTGTCCGAATCCCCGatatctatccccaactcctctaaggagaaagtatcacacccagtgaactgcgtctccgctggggtcgatgtgtgcgaagcagCAGTAGCAAAATCAAGaatggggcgatagacgttgtcccccccggcgtcccctgcatccccgggtgtccaccccggcatcatcggcATAGGGGGTTGCATCCTCAGTCCCCCCTGCCCGCCCGGAACCGCCGGCCCGCCCTGCATCGCcggaccccccggcatcccctgccatcccggcatatcACTCCCGGATGCCACCctgggcatcatctgctgccaagggtagtagtacccgggcatcggaccccatccacctcccgcGGGTACCgtcggagtttgagacccgctcgtcactggagtagactcgttgttgctcttgtacataaattaagatagagagagtactcgttaaaaacaagtggtgcaaatgaaaatgaagtccaaatcgcgtatatatagtgtttcgataattaaataaataaaaaaatcccgctcgtcgatcgctcgccgatctggagcctgcaatggcggccaggagATCGCCGAGCGGCGTGCGCTcaccgtttttctcgccgatttggcgctcgccggctgtaATGGTACGGCTAGCACCAAGAATC
Proteins encoded in this window:
- the LOC121742708 gene encoding glyoxylate/hydroxypyruvate/pyruvate reductase 2KGR-like, giving the protein MENVGVMMTTPMSAYLEQQLQQRFTLFKLWESSQSLADSVKAVVGDAKIGADSKLIDSLPRLEIVSTYSVGLDKIDLEKCRERGIRVTNTPDVLTEDVSDLAIGLALATLRKICACHAFVTAGSWKNGDFQLTTKFSGKSIGILGLGRIGSAIAKRAEAFGCTISYHSRTKRQTTNYRYYSNAVDLAANCQILFVASSLTNETQHIVNREVINALGPQGVLVNIGRGALVDEHGLVSALCEGRLGGAGLDVFENEPDVPEPLLELENVVLLPHVGTDTVETSMTMADLVVANLECHFLGKPLLTPVI
- the LOC121811405 gene encoding 60S ribosomal protein L37-2-like — protein: MTKGTGSFGKRRNKTHTLCVRCGRRSFHLQKSRCSACAYPAARKRTYNWSVKAIRRKTTGTGRMRYLRNVPRRFKTNFREGTEAAPRKKAAAVSA